From the Phyllopteryx taeniolatus isolate TA_2022b chromosome 20, UOR_Ptae_1.2, whole genome shotgun sequence genome, one window contains:
- the gdap1 gene encoding ganglioside-induced differentiation-associated protein 1, producing MEAENSSQMQEENAALAEKNSGEQCDAVAEPNASKLTLYHWTQSFNSQKVRLAIAEKGLRCEEYDVSLPLSEHNEPWFMRLNPTGEVPVLVHDDGVICDPTQITDYLEHNFTDGGTPRLIPEEGSTYYHRVQHYRELLDSLQMDAYTHGCILHPEITVDSHIPAYAATSIRTQILNTESELKKLAEENPELKDAYIAKQRRLKSKLFDHDNMKYLKKLLDELENVMDQVETELQRRVEETPEENSQQSWLCGQFFSMADVSLAVTLHRLKFLGLSRRYWGNGSRANLEAYYERVLERPAFRRVLGHVNNILISAVLPVAFRVARKNAPVLAGATFLIGLLGGATYLAFLYMRRRLTLSSWGSWS from the exons ATGGAGGCTGAAAACAGCTCGCAAATGCAAGAGGAGAACGCGGCTCTTGCGGAGAAGAACTCGGGCGAGCAGTGTGACGCCGTCGCCGAACCAAATGCATCAAAGTTGACACTGTATCACTGGACGCAGTCGTTCAATTCACAGAAG GTGCGCCTGGCCATCGCCGAGAAAGGTTTGCGTTGCGAAGAGTATGATGTGAGCTTACCACTCAGCGAGCACAACGAGCCCTGGTTCATGCGTCTCAATCCCACTGGCGAGGTGCCCGTCCTGGTGCACGATGACGGCGTCATCTGTGACCCCACGCAGATCACGGACTACCTGGAGCACAACTTCACTGACG GCGGCACTCCCAGGCTGATTCCAGAAGAGGGAAGCACATACTACCACAGAGTGCAGCACTACAGAGAGCTGCTGGACTCGCTACAGATGGACGCCTACACGCACGGCTGCATCCTCCACCCTGAGATCACTGTAGACTCGCACATACCGGCTTATGCCGCCACAAGCATACGAA CACAGATCCTAAACACAGAGTCAGAGCTGAAGAAACTGGCAGAGGAGAACCCGGAGCTCAAAGATGCTTATATAGCAAAACAGAGGCGCTTAAAG TCCAAGTTGTTTGACCACGACAACATGAAGTACCTAAAGAAGCTTCTGGATGAACTGGAGAACGTGATGGATCAGGTTGAGACGGAGCTGCAGAGGAGGGTTGAAGAAACACCAG AAGAAAACAGTCAACAGTCGTGGCTGTGCGGCCAGTTCTTCAGCATGGCCGACGTCTCCCTGGCAGTCACCCTGCACCGCCTCAAGTTCCTCGGCTTGTCCCGCCGCTACTGGGGCAACGGCAGCCGCGCCAACCTGGAGGCCTACTACGAGCGTGTGCTGGAGCGGCCGGCCTTCAGGAGAGTCCTGGGCCACGTCAACAACATTCTGATCTCGGCCGTGCTCCCGGTCGCCTTTCGCGTGGCTCGGAAGAATGCGCCGGTCCTTGCCGGCGCCACTTTTTTGATCGGCCTTTTAGGCGGAGCCACATACCTGGCCTTTCTTTACATGAGGAGGAGGTTGACTCTGTCCAGTTGGGGAAGCTGGAGCTGA